In Catalinimonas alkaloidigena, a single genomic region encodes these proteins:
- the nudC gene encoding NAD(+) diphosphatase, which translates to MHFFVRDTPPLDASTRRIEWFVFRNRDVLLMRVGDAVRLPGPAEVQHLSLPNQRYLGSLGDTSFSAGEVEHEAEAPPQAEWVNLRKVYGLLPDALFHLAGYAIQVLDWDRNFRFCGHCATPTTEQPGELAKRCPNCGLVNYPRISPAVIVAITRGHELLLGRANRFPAYFFSVLAGFVEPGESLEECVQREVHEEVGLKLKNIRYFGSQPWPFPHSLMVGFTAEHASGEIEIDPNELAEARWFRADELPPIPPKLSIARQLIDWFVARETGKVLSDD; encoded by the coding sequence ATGCACTTTTTTGTCAGAGACACTCCACCACTCGATGCATCGACGCGACGCATCGAGTGGTTCGTTTTTCGGAACCGCGACGTATTGCTAATGCGAGTGGGCGATGCGGTCCGCCTCCCCGGCCCCGCAGAGGTACAGCACCTGTCTCTGCCTAACCAGCGTTACCTGGGAAGCCTGGGGGACACCTCTTTTTCGGCCGGGGAAGTAGAGCACGAGGCTGAGGCGCCACCGCAGGCCGAGTGGGTCAACCTGCGCAAAGTGTACGGGCTTTTGCCCGATGCGCTGTTTCACCTGGCGGGTTATGCCATTCAGGTTCTGGACTGGGATCGGAATTTTCGCTTCTGTGGTCACTGTGCCACCCCGACCACCGAGCAACCGGGCGAACTGGCCAAACGATGTCCTAATTGCGGGCTGGTCAACTACCCGCGCATCTCACCGGCCGTGATCGTGGCCATTACGCGGGGCCATGAGCTTCTGCTCGGACGGGCCAATCGTTTCCCGGCCTACTTTTTTAGTGTGCTGGCGGGGTTTGTCGAACCGGGCGAATCGCTGGAAGAGTGTGTACAGCGCGAAGTACACGAAGAGGTAGGTCTCAAGCTCAAAAACATCCGGTATTTCGGTAGCCAGCCGTGGCCCTTTCCGCACTCGCTGATGGTGGGCTTTACGGCCGAACATGCTTCTGGCGAGATCGAAATTGACCCGAACGAACTGGCCGAGGCGCGTTGGTTCCGTGCCGACGAATTGCCCCCCATCCCACCGAAACTCAGCATTGCCCGCCAACTGATCGATTGGTTCGTCGCGCGAGAAACCGGCAAAGTCTTGTCTGATGACTGA
- a CDS encoding ABC-F family ATP-binding cassette domain-containing protein produces MPVFLSAHEISKTYGDRWLFHRVSLGVSQGDKVALVGVNGSGKSTLLKVLAGLIPPDEGEVAVTAGIRVGMMSQNPTFHEDATVLDNVLSMDHPLALAVKAYEQALTGGKAAEITAATLRMDEQQAWEFETQIRQTLTQLGVPDLHQVVRQLSGGQRKRLDLARVLLSEPDLLILDEPTNHLDLATIEWLEGHLASRQQTLLLVTHDRYFLERITNVIVELNEGQLYRYEGNYAYFLEKKEERQAQQASETDKARNLMRRELEWMRRQPKARGTKSQARIDAFYELEKKAQGPGQKAGLDLSVPTARQGKKIMEVEDLQKSLGGKRLVDDFSYAFKRKDRIGIIGPNGTGKTTFLRLLTGQLSPDAGVVDVGSTTVFGYYEQEVFDLPADKRVIDVVKETAEVMTVGKGETVSASQLLQRFQFPPARQYTPVGKLSGGEQRRIQLLRVLIRQPNFLILDEPTNDLDLITLNLLEEFLLDFEGCLLIVSHDRYFMDRLVEHLFVFEGDGKIRNFPGNYTDYRAFAQQQEATAAEVKWAEEKNRPTPTPSTAPKTSSAKKLSFKEQREYESLEAEIDSLEGRKAELIQLLSSGSENHEDLTQWAQQIETLDAELEQKTDRWLELSERAE; encoded by the coding sequence ATGCCTGTATTTCTATCCGCTCACGAAATTTCTAAGACCTACGGAGACCGCTGGCTGTTTCATCGGGTGTCGCTGGGCGTGAGCCAGGGCGATAAAGTCGCGCTGGTAGGGGTGAACGGCTCTGGAAAATCCACGTTGCTGAAGGTGTTGGCCGGGTTAATTCCACCGGACGAGGGCGAGGTGGCTGTTACGGCTGGCATACGGGTCGGGATGATGAGCCAGAATCCGACGTTCCACGAAGACGCAACGGTGCTCGACAATGTGCTGTCGATGGACCATCCGCTGGCACTTGCGGTAAAAGCTTACGAGCAAGCGCTGACCGGAGGCAAGGCGGCAGAAATAACAGCGGCTACTCTGCGCATGGACGAGCAGCAGGCCTGGGAATTCGAAACACAGATTCGCCAGACGCTTACGCAACTGGGAGTGCCCGACTTGCACCAGGTTGTACGCCAACTCTCGGGCGGTCAGCGGAAGCGCCTCGACCTGGCCCGGGTGTTACTCTCCGAGCCGGATCTGCTGATCCTGGACGAGCCGACCAACCACCTGGACCTGGCTACCATCGAATGGCTGGAGGGGCATTTGGCCTCACGGCAACAAACCCTGCTGTTGGTGACGCACGACCGTTACTTTCTGGAGCGGATCACCAACGTAATCGTGGAACTGAACGAAGGTCAGTTGTATCGCTACGAAGGAAATTACGCTTACTTTCTGGAGAAAAAGGAGGAACGGCAAGCACAGCAGGCGTCCGAAACCGACAAGGCGCGTAACCTGATGCGGCGCGAGTTGGAGTGGATGCGCCGCCAGCCCAAAGCCCGCGGTACCAAGTCGCAGGCCCGCATCGATGCGTTCTACGAACTGGAAAAAAAGGCCCAAGGCCCCGGGCAGAAAGCCGGCCTGGACCTCAGCGTGCCTACCGCCCGGCAGGGAAAGAAAATTATGGAGGTGGAGGACCTGCAAAAAAGCCTGGGCGGCAAGCGCCTGGTCGACGACTTTTCTTACGCCTTTAAACGGAAAGACCGGATCGGCATCATCGGGCCGAACGGTACAGGGAAAACAACCTTCCTGCGCCTGCTGACGGGGCAGTTGTCGCCCGATGCCGGCGTGGTCGATGTGGGCTCTACCACCGTGTTTGGATACTACGAGCAGGAGGTGTTCGATCTCCCTGCCGACAAACGCGTCATCGATGTGGTGAAAGAAACGGCCGAGGTAATGACGGTCGGAAAAGGCGAAACGGTTTCGGCTTCGCAGTTGTTGCAGCGCTTCCAGTTTCCTCCGGCCCGCCAATACACCCCTGTCGGCAAATTGAGTGGTGGGGAGCAGCGCCGGATTCAACTGTTGCGCGTCCTGATCCGACAGCCCAATTTCCTGATCCTGGACGAACCGACCAACGATCTGGACCTGATCACCCTGAATCTGCTCGAAGAATTCCTGCTCGATTTCGAAGGGTGTCTCCTCATCGTTTCGCACGACCGCTACTTTATGGATCGGCTGGTGGAGCACCTGTTTGTGTTTGAAGGGGACGGAAAGATTCGCAACTTTCCGGGCAATTACACCGACTACCGCGCGTTTGCCCAACAGCAGGAAGCTACGGCGGCAGAAGTGAAGTGGGCGGAAGAGAAAAATCGGCCAACGCCGACCCCGTCGACCGCTCCAAAAACCTCATCCGCTAAGAAACTGTCGTTCAAAGAGCAGCGCGAGTACGAAAGTCTGGAAGCCGAAATTGATTCGCTCGAAGGTCGCAAGGCCGAATTGATTCAATTGCTGAGCAGTGGTAGCGAAAATCACGAGGACCTGACACAATGGGCCCAGCAAATCGAAACGCTCGACGCAGAACTGGAGCAGAAAACAGACCGCTGGTTAGAACTTAGTGAACGTGCCGAATAA
- a CDS encoding n-acetylglutamate synthase has protein sequence MSSINYHNRRFRSVSNSDNGEVSSDTLFEYQQEGSLVWATYQGGGIRFGTLIASVDAAGNLDMRYQHMNTAGELMTGVCQSRPEWLPDGRLRLHERWRWTSGDASEGESMIEEVRGT, from the coding sequence ATGTCTTCGATCAATTACCATAACCGCCGTTTCCGTTCGGTGAGCAACTCTGATAACGGCGAAGTCAGCAGCGATACGCTGTTTGAATACCAACAAGAGGGCTCACTGGTGTGGGCTACGTATCAGGGTGGGGGCATCCGCTTCGGAACGCTCATCGCTTCGGTCGATGCGGCCGGGAATCTCGACATGCGCTACCAGCATATGAACACAGCCGGCGAGCTGATGACCGGCGTTTGTCAGTCGCGCCCGGAGTGGTTACCCGACGGCCGCCTCCGCCTGCACGAACGTTGGCGCTGGACCAGCGGCGACGCCTCGGAGGGCGAATCGATGATTGAAGAGGTGCGCGGCACGTAA